A genomic stretch from Neomonachus schauinslandi chromosome 16, ASM220157v2, whole genome shotgun sequence includes:
- the LOC110581939 gene encoding LOW QUALITY PROTEIN: zinc finger protein 154-like (The sequence of the model RefSeq protein was modified relative to this genomic sequence to represent the inferred CDS: deleted 1 base in 1 codon) encodes MARWAWVQIPLPALLLQGTVTFEDVAVYFSWEEWGLLDEAQRCLYHDVMLENLALITSLGKHHKQQIEEKHFRSNMGRASLLEKCKFHMSEKPFTYEEIRKDFLANPGFLPQQVTHIREKSNSRTECAVAFHSVKCHNREDCMKAFNPKHTFVQHQQFLMRERCYRCGECGKSFSKSCSPRDHLRGHTREKPYKCGECGKSFRQSSGLIQHQSVHNGLRPHESDECRKLFSKKYNLIMHRKVHTGEKPYDCSECGRFFSYKSNLITHQRIHTGTRPYECGECGKSFSHMSNLIKHQRVHTGERPFECSECGKSFSCKSYLITQWRIHTGARPYDCGECGKSFSHSSTLLQHQRVHTRERPYECSECGKSFCHSSSLIRHQRSHTGERPYECVSECQKSFSDSSSLIKHQRVHTGERLYECSECGKSFSQSSDLINHQREHTRERPYGCSECGKLWECGNVGNLTS; translated from the exons ATGGCGAGGTGGGCTTGGGTGCAAATTCCCCTCCCCGCTCTGCTCCTGCAG GGCACTGTGACCTTTGAAGACGTGGCCGTGTACTTCTCCTGGGAGGAATGGGGTCTCCTtgatgaggctcagagatgtctGTACCAcgatgtgatgctggagaacttGGCACTTATAACCTCCCTGGGAAAG CACCATAAGCAGCAAATTGAAGAGAAACACTTCAGAAGCAACATGGGCAGAGCCTCGCttttggagaaatgcaaattccatATGTCAGAGAAGCCCTTTACCTATGAAGAAATTAGGAAGGACTTCCTGGCCAACCCGGGCTTTCTCCCACAACAGGTCACTCACATCAGGGAGAAGTCAAACAGTAGAACTGAGTGTGCGGTGGCCTTCCACAGTGTAAAATGTCATAACAGGGAAGACTGCATGAAAGCTTTCAACCCCAAACACACATTTGTTCAGCACCAGCAATTCCTCATGAGGGAAAGATGTTACAGGTGTGGTGAATGTGGAAAATCCTTTAGCAAAAGCTGTAGCCCCCGTGACCATTTGAGAGGTCACACTAGAGAAAAGCCTTATAAATGTGGggaatgtgggaaatcctttaGGCAAAGTTCTGGCCTCATTCAACACCAGAGCGTTCACAATGGACTAAGACCTCATGAATCTGATGAATGCAGAAAATTATTTAGCAAGAAATACAACCTCATTATGCATCGGAAAGTTCACACTGGTGAAAAGCCATATgactgcagtgaatgtgggagaTTTTTTAGCTACAAATCTAACCTCATTactcatcagagaattcatactggaacAAGGCCTTATGAGTGCggtgaatgtgggaaatccttcaGCCACA TGTCCAACCTCATTAAACAccagagagttcacactggagagagGCCATTTGAGTGTAGCGAATGTGGGAAGTCCTTTAGCTGCAAATCCTACCTCATTACACAGTGGAGAATTCACACTGGAGCAAGGCCTTATGATTGTGGGGAATGTGGGAAATCATTTAGCCATAGCTCCACGCTCCTTCAACACCAGAGAGTTCACACTAGGgaaaggccttatgagtgcagtgaatgtgggaaatcgtTTTGCCACAGCTCTAGCCTCATTAGACACCAGAGAagtcacactggagaaaggccttatgaatGT GTGAGTGAGTGTCAGAAATCCTTTAGTGACAGCTCTAGCCTCATTAAGCACCAAAGAGTTCATACTGGAGAAAGGCTTtatgaatgcagtgaatgtgggaaatcctttaGCCAGAGCTCTGAcctcattaatcatcagagagaGCACACTAGAGAAAGACCTTATGGGtgtagtgaatgtgggaaattgTGGGAATGTGGGAATGTGGGAAATCTAACCTCCTAA